DNA from Chloroflexota bacterium:
AATGTGCATTTCTATTTTGATAGCGCTGTGACTGGATTGACCGCGGCTCAGGGTTATCGTGATATGTCGGCGGGTGTAGCCGACTTTGCTGTACTCAGTGCGCATGGTTGGTGGGGCGCACATGGGCAAATCGACATCCTCTGGGTAGAAAACAACCCTGTCAGTACGGCATTCTTCTGGAGCGATGGCTGTGCGGTTGGAAATCTGGATTACGCCGATAACTTCCTCACAGCAGCGCTTTACAGCCCCAATAGTTTGGCGCTGGTTGCCAGAGGCACCACCAACAATTCAGGCGGCATGGGCACCAACCAAAACGGTTTTTTTGGGCATAATATCGCTACTGCCATGTCTCAAGGGCAGAGTTTTGGCGATGCGATTCTCGATCATGTTAATGTGCCATTGGCCTGGCCCTGGTCTGAGGAGCGCGAGTTGCACTTTGCCACCTCGGTCATATTGGGGGATCCCACGCTGAAATTGCGTATTGAAGCCCCATTAGCTCAAACCCCATCTCAGCCTATATCTGTACCAACGCCAACAAATTCTGTGCCTGCCCCACCCTCCGATTATGTAGAGCAACCCCCGTATTCCGGCGATTGCGCTCAAAGACCAGAAAATAGCATCTGCCTGATGTTTCAGGATAACTACATCTGGCTGGTTTACGATAGCATTATTGGGCGCAGGGATGGCGGCGTTTGGGAAGGTAATTCAGTTGAGATTATCGAAGGCGCTCAAGCCGATTATTATCATGTACTATGGACTTTGTTCGTAAAAGAAGTCAGCAAGTAATTTTGGGGGCTTTATCTTTGGTCTACCAGAACCGTTTCAACCACAACGCGCTGTCTGAAAATGCCGCTGGTTTCATCGAATTCGGCACAGGTGATTAATGTCAGCCAGTCGTAGCCATCATTTTTTTCAAGGATGTCTAAATTATGGGGGTCGGTCGTGTAGATCGAGCGGATCTCGTAAATATAGTTGACCCCATCGAGGCGCAGGATGATCTCATCTCCCCATTGGAGTTGGTCGACGGCAGCGAAGGGGCCGTTACTACCATCGGGGAGGTTGACATGCCCGGCGAGCACCGTATTGCCCACATGCGTAGGATACGCGGTTCCGTCCAGATGCCCCACCGAGGTCGTCAGCCAGTCCACGCCCCAGGTGTTGGCCCGCCGTTGGATAGAGACAATCTCAGTTTGCAGACTAATCTCAGGGATGCTGATCTGCAAATCCCCCAGGCTGGTGTCAACGCTCGCGGGGGGTTGTGATAATTCCGTCATTGAATTGGGGGCAAAGCCGGTCTCTGGCAATACGCCCTCGCGCAGCGCATAAATATGCACGCGGCCTGCACGATTGACAGTATCGCTGCCCGGCTCGCCGATGAAAATAATCTCGTCATCAAAAGTGATACTGGCCCCAAAACCGGCGTCAATATATGGGTCGGCCGAGAAGATTTGAGTTTGCAGCGGCCATTCGCCGCCATTACGATCATAAACATAGGCCGAACCGGCGCGCAGAATATTGCCGATGCTGTAGCCCGTGGCCCCAACGACGACGCGGTTATTGTTGGTACTTACAAATCTCCCAAAATGGCTGAAAGTGGCCGCGTTTTCGGCAACGAGTTTGGTTTCCTGTCGCCAGCCTCCGGCAGCTTTGCGGTAGATATAGGCGGCCCCGGCGTTGGTGATGTCGCCGAAGCCCAGATTGGGGTCCGCGAAGGGCGCGCCAACAACAATCGTTTCGCCATCAATGGCAACCGATGCGCCGAAATTATCCCCTTGCTGATCGTCGTCAGCATCCAGCGTGGATTCCAGCGTCCACTTGCTGCCTGTGCGATAGAAAACATACGCCGCGCCGACATCTTTTTCGGCCTGTGCGCCAACGACAACACGCGCGCCGTCATAATCTATTGAAGAGCCGAAAGTGGCGTTTTTTTCGATTTTCGGGGCGGTAATGCTCTGAGCGGCATACCATTTGCTGCCGTTGCGATAATACGAATATACTTTGCCCGCGTTTGACGTTGTGCCAATATCTTTGCTGCTGGCCCCCACAACAACACGCTCACCGATCAGCGAAACCGCATTACCAAAATTATCGTCCTCGAGACCATCCAGCGGTTCGATTTTGGCCTGTTGAGTCCAGGTTTCTCCGCTGCGTGTGAACACGTAAACCGCCCCCATTTCCGGGGCATATTCACCGGTATCATCCGTGCCATCGCTGCCCACCGCGCCGACAACCAGCGTATCGCCGGAGATGTCTACTGAACTGCCGAACAGATCGCCACTTTCAGGATCGTTGGGCGAGAGCCGCGCTTGCAAAACCCAGGTATTCTCTTCGAGCACATAGACGTAAACTGCCCCCACGTAGTAGATGGTATCTATGCCGATGGTGGCATTGTCGTGCTGCGCCCCTACCACCAGAGTATCGCCGTGCATGGCGATAGCATTGCCGTATTCGATGCCGGGGTTGCTGGGCGATGGATCAATCCAGGCCTGGTGTACCGCGCCATAGGGCTGCACGCCGCTTTCCGCCAGAGCGGTGAGGGGCAGCGCGAGGGTCAAAGTCAATAGAAACAGGCAAACCCGAATGAGGGAGGTGGCTCGAAGGTATTTTCGCATCACAGTTTGATGGGTAATCATAAGGTGACAGTCATTTTTCATGCAAAGAGATTATCACCTTATTATACGTTGCTATTGGGTTTTTGATTCCAGAAATTCGATGATCGCATCGAGCAGGGCGGTGTTGACGCCTACGCCTGCCCCGCGCGTGCCGCCGCGCTCGGCAATCGCGGTTTCGCGTGCTGCGGGATCCAGCGCGGTTTCGCCGCCACCGCCGCCGGAACCGCCGCCCATGCCTTGCCCGCCACCAAAACCTTCGGGCGGACCTTCGCCGCTCTCGCGGGCTGCTTGCATGGTGGCTTGCATTTCGGGGGTGATGTCATCGCCACCAAACGCAATTTCGATGCCCAACGCTTCGTATACGCTGGCGAAATCTTCGCGCGAGAGCTGCATGGCTGCAATCGCTTTGATTTGGGCGTTGGTCATGGTCGTTTCAATCTGCGAGACGACCGCATCTACTTCTTCGGGGGCGGTAATTTCACTCCCGCTGAAACTGCGCAGCGCTTTCCACAACGGGAGCAACTCCGCGGCTTGCGCCGCGTCGATGGCGTTTTCGCCTTCGTCGAGTTTCACCGTTCCTAGGGCAAGCTGCACTTCCACCGAGAGATCATCTTCTCCGGTGCTGGTGAGTTGGGTAGCGGCGCTTTCTGCCTCGGAAGCGGAACCACCGCAGGCGGACAGGATCAGCATAGTGGTTAATAAGGTGAGGATCAGGATCGATTTTTTCATTTTGTATTCCTTTTTTTATTCGTGTCGTAACGCTTCAATCGGGTCAAGCTGGGCGGCATTATTGGCCGGATAGTAGCCAAAGAAAATACCGACCGCAGCAGACGAACCGAAAGCTAACAGGATCGAACTGGGGACGATGACGGTGCGCATCCCGCCGGTGAAATTGAAGAGCCAGGAACCGCCCACGCCGACGAAGACGCCGATCAGGCCGCCGACCAGGGAGAGCAGCAGCGCCTCGGTGAGGAACTGCATGCGGATGTCGTTGGGGCTGGCTCCGATGGATTGGCGGATACCAATCTCGCGGGTGCGCTCGGTGACGCTGACCATCATAATATTCATGATGCCAATACCACCCACGATCAGCGAGACAGCAGCCACCCAGGCCAGTAGATTGCGGAAGGCTTCGGTGGTGGCTTCCTGGGTAGTGATAATATCTTGCTGGGTGGTGATGCTGAAATCGGGTTCATCCAGGCTGACATCGTGTCGTTTGGCAAGCAAGAGCTCAATTTGTAAAATCACATCATTCTGGTCGGCATCTTCGGCGACTTCAACGTAGATCAGGCGCACGCTGTCGC
Protein-coding regions in this window:
- a CDS encoding sortase yields the protein MKNDCHLMITHQTVMRKYLRATSLIRVCLFLLTLTLALPLTALAESGVQPYGAVHQAWIDPSPSNPGIEYGNAIAMHGDTLVVGAQHDNATIGIDTIYYVGAVYVYVLEENTWVLQARLSPNDPESGDLFGSSVDISGDTLVVGAVGSDGTDDTGEYAPEMGAVYVFTRSGETWTQQAKIEPLDGLEDDNFGNAVSLIGERVVVGASSKDIGTTSNAGKVYSYYRNGSKWYAAQSITAPKIEKNATFGSSIDYDGARVVVGAQAEKDVGAAYVFYRTGSKWTLESTLDADDDQQGDNFGASVAIDGETIVVGAPFADPNLGFGDITNAGAAYIYRKAAGGWRQETKLVAENAATFSHFGRFVSTNNNRVVVGATGYSIGNILRAGSAYVYDRNGGEWPLQTQIFSADPYIDAGFGASITFDDEIIFIGEPGSDTVNRAGRVHIYALREGVLPETGFAPNSMTELSQPPASVDTSLGDLQISIPEISLQTEIVSIQRRANTWGVDWLTTSVGHLDGTAYPTHVGNTVLAGHVNLPDGSNGPFAAVDQLQWGDEIILRLDGVNYIYEIRSIYTTDPHNLDILEKNDGYDWLTLITCAEFDETSGIFRQRVVVETVLVDQR